TCTGGAGTCTCTACCGGAGGAACATGCTCACTTGGAGGCGAGTTTCTTCTCGGGGGTCTCTCAATCATCACACGCTCAGGAATATGTCGCCTAGAGGGACGTGCGTCGTGGAACTCCTCGGTAGGAGTCCTTGGTGCATAGTGCGAATCTGGAGCATCGTGGTATTGTTCTGTGTGTTCTGTAGTGTCACTCACCGCACGGATGGAAACCTCCACGCGATGGCGATAGTAAGACTGCATGATGATGTGGTTGATGGTGGTTCCCCAGTCGAGATAATGTCGCTGACCCTGTCTATCGAGCCAGTGTATATTTCCAGGCACTCCGTACATCATTTCTGAGCCTGAATCTGACAACTCATCTGAATCAAAGCCGCCTTCATGGGTCTCAATATCCAGAGCTGAAGCCAGAGAGGCGTCGAATTGAAAGTCGCTGCCATCTTCGCTATCTGAAAAGAGGCCTGGAAGCATCGAGTTGTGTATCGACAGATCTCTCTTGTATTCTTCCGTTTGTCTTTGCATGAGTTCGTCGTACTCTGCTTTCCTGGAGGGGTCTGTTTCGATTATAGCTGCAATTATGGCCTTGGATATACCTGCCGCTGCATGTGAGATATGGGGCTTCTTGTGACACTCCTTCCGACACGAAGGACAGGTGTTGACCTTGGTGAACCAGGTCGAGATGCAATCATAGCAGTAAGAGTGCCCACACTCCAGCACACACGGCAGACACATGAGTTCCTGGCACACGATACATGTGACTGAATCGGCGATTTGCGATAGCAGAGACACacattgtgtttgagtctgtgttagttaGATCCGATATCCAGACGTAGCTGCTAGCGGTGCCGGTGTACTCACATAGGCCCTACTCAACGCTGTCACGTTTAAGTTGTCGGACATGTCAGCTCTGTGACGTTGGCAGTGGTTGAAGGGAAGGAGAACGAGTCCGTCGCTTGGAtcgtctgtttctgttaGTAAATAGTGCTTGGGTGCTCTCACAACACTTTTTTGGCGTCACGTTGCAGATAAAGCAGGCCCGATGCAAGGTGGAGAAATATTTAAGGTTGTGTGCCTGTCGCGTAATTATAGACACTATAGAGGTGTCAAAGTCAGTACTTACTTAAGTAGACACAAAACGAAAAGGGACCTGCAAAAACACTCTCGACCTTGTATTGTCTCACTCATAGCACATCGTCACAGAACGCCCATCTACTTCGAGCACAAAAACACCTCCAGGATACCTCCAAACGAATACCAGCATCGCGATACCTCTCCATCATGGGCCGAAAGTTCAAACACGCCCCCCAAGCCCGTGCCGATCGACCTGCTGattctccagcagcaaatACTTCTTTTGGAAGTGACGCTGGCAAGGCTATCCCTGGACATTCTGAGGTTCGAGTGGACCCTGTGTCTGGAGATAAACGCCGTCGGCGGCCACAGTGGATGACGCGTCTGCGCAACAACCCAGCCAATGTCGTGGAACAAGATACCAGCGATAGCGATGGCAGTTTCAGCCACTCCAAGCATATTGACGACGATACCCgcgatgacgacgacgacgaaatTGAGATAATGACGCCTCGCAACGTCAGCAGCGAGATACCCCGTTCCTCTGTCTTCCGACGAGTCAGCACTGAGGTTGTGCCTGCACCCTCTTCTCCCGACGACTACCAGCGCAAGGTCAGTGGTGACAAGCCCAGAAAGGTCACCTTTGACAGTTCGCCCACTAGTACCAAAAAGACGGTCGTGGCTGCCAAGAGCATTCTCAAAAAGCCCGAGCCGGAGCCCTATGCTGTCATGTTGCCCCTGACACCCACACGGGTGCTCAATCAGGAACAGCCAGTGGCCTCCATTTCTACTACGGCAGAAACCCATCCTAGTCAGTCGAGCAGAGGTTCTAGCCGGCCTCACCGCCTGCATTTGCCTCGAAGACCCAGCCGgtccagcaccttggaTTCGGTGATGGGCAACGCCCCGGTCGCAGAAGCGACCCGGGCTGACAAACCACTTCAGGTGACAGTTGACTCGTCCTCTTCGGAGTCATCGCCAGAGGCCCCCACCAGCTccctggccaaggagattgcgagggagctggtcaaggaAGTCAAGCTGCTCCAGCCTGCGCCTCTGCTGCCTTCACGCCCTCAGGGCTCGCCGCCTGTGTTGTCACTCGACACGCCGGCTGAATCAAGCCCCAGTCAGAGCCATGCTCATCGAACCGGCCGTCTTAGTGTCCGCCGTCGCCAGCAGGCCTGGAGACAGCGTCGGGTAGTTCGAAAGGCCATTCGGACCGACGCCTACGtggacaagattgtcgacGAGATTGATGGGCAGGAAAGCAAGCCCGAGGGTCCGACTTCCGAGCCGGTCTCGGAGTCGACTTCATCCCCTCGGGTTGACGGGAAAGCGCCGTCTTTCTACTGGGACCCCTCTGGGGCCTTTGAATTCTACACTTCCGCGCAGTGGTGGGAACATCTGCGGGATCGAGCCAACTCGGCCAACGACGGGTCTCGGTCTTTTCGAAAGCAGCTATTTCTGAATGTGGATGGTGCTGCTATGTGGCTACATGCGACCGTGACTGGGTGTGTATCTCGAGTTCGGTCTCGATGCGAGTCTGTGATGGCGCTAGTTTCCCGAATTCAGGCTCGATTCGGGTGGTATTCGGATGGCGGAGCAGTTCCAGCGTAGAGGACTTCATATACGAGTAGAGGTGcaggtacatactggtagCTACATGGGAAGATATAGGGCGGATATAGATAATGATGAGTATATACTCTTGTGGCTGTGTGGCTCGGCAATTGGTGGGATCCTTTTCACCCCAGCTTCAATGGCATCTGTCATCTGCTGCTTTGGGAAGGTGCAGAACATGCTGGGTACTGTATAGTGTGCCTGGGAGTGTGGGAGGTAAATTGGGTCCCCATAGACTAAGTGTGAGACAGAGGACACGACAAGTACACACATCGAATGGGGACTATAGGCATTGATCCTAATAGCAGCAGTTTCACACTAGTGTAGTGGAAAAGTAGTGTCTCAGGAGTCACGAGGGCGGCGCTATAACGTAGTTGTATGTATGGGTGCATTGAGACGGGCGTTTAGTGTGTCTTTCTGTCACTTGAAATTTCCGGCCCTCCAATCTGGGTTCTGTAAGATCGAGACAAGCTTTGTGCAGGAGGGTGTTGAGTGTCACTATACGACCTGTACGAAAAGATACGGGGTGGGGACAGGTCTGGAGCACATTGGGGCAGTAGTGTAGTGTGGGGTGCGGTGGTACGGTGGGCGGTTTTGGAGACGTTGAGCACGGACTCCAATATGGCAGTCTGGGAGGCTCAATTGAGTGGGTCGTGGCGTTCACATACTCGCGACGATTGGTCTACGGTGCTCCAACAAGACCGCCGATACTGCAGACGGTGCATTACTTACCCGTGTCGACTGAGAGTCTACTTGGTACTTGGCCCTGTGGCTAAGCAGTATTTGAGCAACAATGCAATGCAGTGGCTGACTCGGTTCCAGATCCCCTTGCCCCGATGTGTGGAAGCGTTGTTTTTGGGGCAAGGGCATGTGGGGGCTGCATCATACTGTGGCTGGGGCCGTTGGAAGAGCCGTCGGCAGTGAGCCTGAGTCGCTTCTCGGGGCCTTATCCCCCCCGCCTCTAGGTCAGCGGCGGCGGAAGTGTCGTACTCAGCTCGCCTGTACAGTATGACGTGACCGAATAGCCTCTGGAAGGTTGGAGAAGTACGgtgcaaaaaaaagttgcAAAATTTCATTTTAGCGTTCGATCCGACGTGGCAGTTGGACAATGAATCGATGGAGACATGATCATGGGCAGAAATAGAAGGTCTCCGTGTTCAATGGCAGTACCAATTGAGCAACAGACGGGTCGACAGGCGGC
This genomic interval from Yarrowia lipolytica chromosome 1E, complete sequence contains the following:
- a CDS encoding uncharacterized protein (Compare to YALI0E12639g, similar to Saccharomyces cerevisiae PSH1 (YOL054W); ancestral locus Anc_8.808, weakly similar to uniprot|Q9P3U8 Schizosaccharomyces pombe Zf-C3H4C zinc finger protein), yielding MSDNLNVTALSRAYTQTQCVSLLSQIADSVTCIVCQELMCLPCVLECGHSYCYDCISTWFTKVNTCPSCRKECHKKPHISHAAAGISKAIIAAIIETDPSRKAEYDELMQRQTEEYKRDLSIHNSMLPGLFSDSEDGSDFQFDASLASALDIETHEGGFDSDELSDSGSEMMYGVPGNIHWLDRQGQRHYLDWGTTINHIIMQSYYRHRVEVSIRAVSDTTEHTEQYHDAPDSHYAPRTPTEEFHDARPSRRHIPERVMIERPPRRNSPPSEHVPPVETPDISLGVRHAIKWITVEPTKLTIGVANGDEKTFTRVVDAHINGSRGSDSEGYFSS
- a CDS encoding uncharacterized protein (Compare to YALI0E12661g, some similarities with uniprot|Q8PKQ8 Xanthomonas axonopodis Ribonuclease E); translated protein: MGRKFKHAPQARADRPADSPAANTSFGSDAGKAIPGHSEVRVDPVSGDKRRRRPQWMTRLRNNPANVVEQDTSDSDGSFSHSKHIDDDTRDDDDDEIEIMTPRNVSSEIPRSSVFRRVSTEVVPAPSSPDDYQRKVSGDKPRKVTFDSSPTSTKKTVVAAKSILKKPEPEPYAVMLPLTPTRVLNQEQPVASISTTAETHPSQSSRGSSRPHRLHLPRRPSRSSTLDSVMGNAPVAEATRADKPLQVTVDSSSSESSPEAPTSSLAKEIARELVKEVKLLQPAPLLPSRPQGSPPVLSLDTPAESSPSQSHAHRTGRLSVRRRQQAWRQRRVVRKAIRTDAYVDKIVDEIDGQESKPEGPTSEPVSESTSSPRVDGKAPSFYWDPSGAFEFYTSAQWWEHLRDRANSANDGSRSFRKQLFLNVDGAAMWLHATVTGCVSRVRSRCESVMALVSRIQARFGWYSDGGAVPA